The following coding sequences are from one Diospyros lotus cultivar Yz01 chromosome 7, ASM1463336v1, whole genome shotgun sequence window:
- the LOC127806139 gene encoding sinalpyl alcohol oxidase Nec3-like isoform X2: protein MQKPALFAIFSVFIFFIVPQPRISLASESHNQDQDYLKFVNDATKFPSKQYYDYIVVGGGAVGCPLAATLSKSHSVLLLERGSSPYERPEVLLEANLMTNILEANDKDSPAQAFTSEDGIPNVRGRILGGGTMLNFGFYSRADPYFYAKSGIEWDMKLVNESYKWVEETIVSKPILGTWQSSVKEALLEAGNGPDNGFTFDHIIGTKIGGSIFDGNGRRHGAVELLNKAVSKNIRVAIHATVERVIFSSNSSGLSAVGVIYTDSKGKLHRAMLKPKGEVILSAGTLGSPQLLLLSGVGPKSYLSSLKIPIVKHHPLVGQFLADNPRFDINISPPFQVEDSGIAIAGITEDYYIEAASGSYPFDSPVNFILFPNPSPPANFTVLSIVQKLSRPLSTGSLRLASSTNVRATPKVRFNYLSNPTDLANCVLGTKNLDRLINSKAMETYKFQGQNGTKEFKFVGLSLPENKTDDVAFETFCHKMLTSMYHYHGGCVVGKVVDPRFRVLGIDALRVLDGSTFTSTPGTNPQATLMMLGRYVGLRMQEERKP, encoded by the exons ATGCAGAAGCCGGCGCTTTTCGCCATCTTTTctgtcttcatcttcttcattgttCCTCAACCCAGAATTTCTTTGGCTTCTGAATCCCATAACCAAG ATCAAGATTACTTGAAGTTTGTAAATGATGCAACTAAATTTCCTTCAAAACAGTACTATGATTACATAGTAGTTGGCGGAGGGGCAGTTGGTTGTCCTCTAGCTGCCACTCTATCAAAAAGCCATTCTGTTCTACTACTTGAAAGGGGTAGCTCACCATATGAAAGACCAGAAGTCTTACTCGAAGCGAATCTTATGACTAACATCTTAGAAGCAAATGACAAAGATTCACCTGCTCAAGCTTTCACATCTGAAGATGGCATTCCAAATGTAAGAGGAAGGATTCTTGGTGGGGGAACCATGTTAAATTTTGGCTTCTACTCGAGAGCCGACCCATACTTCTATGCAAAATCTGGCATCGAGTGGGACATGAAACTTGTCAACGAGTCGTATAAATGGGTTGAAGAGACTATTGTCTCCAAACCCATTCTTGGAACATGGCAATCTTCAGTGAAAGAAGCACTTCTAGAAGCAGGTAATGGCCCTGACAATGGATTTACATTTGATCACATTATAGGAACCAAGATTGGAGGATCAATCTTCGATGGGAATGGGCGACGCCATGGTGCAGTTGAGCTCTTGAACAAAGCTGTATCAAAGAACATTCGAGTGGCCATTCATGCCACAGTTGAGAGGGTGATTTTCTCCTCAAATTCGTCAG GCTTGTCAGCTGTTGGAGTCATCTATACTGACTCAAAGGGTAAGCTACATCGAGCCATGCTAAAACCCAAAGGAGAAGTAATTTTAAGCGCTGGAACTCTTGGTAGCCCTCAACTTTTGTTGCTAAGTGGAGTTGGTCCAAAGTCATATCTATCATCCTTGAAGATTCCCATAGTGAAGCACCATCCCTTGGTTGGCCAATTTTTAGCTGATAATCCTCgttttgatattaatatatCTCCTCCATTTCAAGTAGAGGATTCTGGAATTGCAATTGCAGGAATAACAGAAGATTACTACATTGAAGCCGCGTCAGGTTCTTATCCTTTCGATTCTCCAGTAAACTTCATCCTCTTCCCAAACCCATCTCCTCCCGCGAACTTCACTGTATTATCTATTGTTCAAAAACTATCAAGGCCTCTCTCAACGGGTTCACTCCGTCTAGCGTCATCCACAAATGTGAGGGCTACCCCAAAGGTTCGCTTCAATTACTTGTCAAACCCAACAGACTTGGCAAATTGTGTGTTAGGAACAAAAAATCTTGACAGGTTAATAAACTCCAAAGCCATGGAGACGTACAAGTTTCAGGGCCAGAATGGAACtaaagaatttaaatttgttgGGCTCTCTTTGCCAGAAAACAAAACTGATGATGTAGCATTTGAAACATTTTGTCACAAAATGCTAACGTCCATGTACCACTACCATGGTGGTTGTGTGGTTGGGAAGGTCGTTGATCCtcgttttagggttttgggaATTGATGCATTACGAGTTCTTGATGGATCCACCTTCACATCGACCCCAGGAACCAATCCTCAGGCTACTCTCATGATGCTCGGCCG GTATGTTGGCCTGAGAATGCAGGAAGAAAGAAAGCCATAA